Part of the Nicotiana sylvestris chromosome 2, ASM39365v2, whole genome shotgun sequence genome, GGTACGAGTGCCGATAACTCCACCAAGGCTGAATAAGGCCGTGGTTATTGGTCGCGCACCGCaaaggcccatgacagatcccaCTGCCGTTCCATGGAACTACAATAAAGCGGtagtaatgtacaaaggtaaagataTCTCGGGAGAAGTTAAGGAAAAAAACCCAACTGAGAAGTACCTCAATCTAGAAGAAGTGAATAATGCCATAAAGAAGAGTTTACCACCTAAGAAGCCAATGAGTGCTGAAGAAGCAGAAGCGttcttccaaaaaatgaaaatggcagactacgagataattgaccaGCTCCGAAAGTTTCCTGCCCAATTCTCCTTATTGTCTTTGCTAACGAATTCAACTAAACATCAAAAAGTGTTGATCAAAACTCttaatgaagcatacgtacccattgaaaccactgtagaacagttggagaggatggcagaaaggtTTTTTGTAGTTaatcaaatctctttcagcaagaatgatttgacCTGAAAGGGGCTGAACGCAACAATGCCCTTCACCTGACGGTTAAATGCGAGGGGTATTATGTGAAAAAGGTCATGCAAGATGGTGGTTCTGGGGTAGATATTTGCCCTCTCTCAACTCTGCAATGCATGGAAATCGGTACTGAGAGAATcagacccaacaacgtctgtgtgCGTGCTTTTGATGGCATAAAGAGAGATACAATAAGAGAGATTGATTTGATTCTGACTATTGGCCCGGTGGACttcgaggtgacctttcaggtcttggacatggatacttcctataatttcctcttgggaaggcCGTGGATTCACACAGTAGGGGTTgtgccttctactctccaccagatggttaAATTCGAACATAAAGATAAGGAGATTGTAGTTCACAGGGAAGATGAGCAATCGATTAATCGGGACCCGTCAGTCCATTGTCTTGAAGCTAGAGAAGGAAGTGAAAATATAGTCTATCAGGCTTTTGAGATTGTGGTCACGGACCAATGTGAAGAAGGAGACCCTTGCCCTCAACCCTTTCTTTCAAATGCATcaattatggtggccaaagaaattaTCAGACATGGTTACAAACTCGGGAAGGGGATCGAGAAGTCATTGCAAGGAATTGCCGAACCTATCACTCTGGTTGCTAGTGAGAAGTTCATTGGGGTGGGTTTCCAACCCCATCAGCTGATTCCGCATCTTTATAGGACATTTGTCAAGCCTAAgtacaatgaggaagaggaagatgaggcctttacgactgaggaaattgaagaaatttgTGGGGCTATGAGGTAGATGTTGTATAAAACCCTCATGGTCCAACTaggggaaggctcaagcaccaCTGAGGTACTATACATGGGACCCAGTGCCAAAgtgcaaaattggaaggctactctgtTCCCAATCAAAAGGGAATCCTGGTAGTCCAGTCCGGCCACTTTTTCTATATCACGAGTTATtttagggtgtaactcggatgttttctttagttacTTGTCTTTAACtcccaatgtaaaccctgttatcttcataTTCAAAGAAATGagatcaatatttcatcgttcatctttctttattctttctgatctttgttattttcctcttttatttcttcttttagttctaataatgcggcatTAAATAATATGACATTATTGCGGACTTCACGCCTAGATTCAAACACACTGTCTAActatgaaataatgaaccaagaaccagaatatgatgaagaagaggcttttagggaaataaatcgagaattggaacaatttgagaatagacctaagccgaacttaaatgatactgagccggttaatttgggtagttctgaagaaatcatggaaaccaagataagcattcacacagatgaaaaaACTCGGGATGCATTGATCGAActtttgtttgagttcaaagatgtgtttgcttggtcatacgatgacatgccaggactaagtgttgatttggtggttcataagttgccaacTTACCAAGATTGtcccctgtccagcaaaagcaaagaaagtttaaaaccgatatcagtgacaagattaaagaagaggtcataaaaaaattgaaagcgggggtgatccgagtggttcgatacaccacaggttagccaatgtagttccaATGCCAAAGAAAGACGAGAAAACCCCagtgtgtgtggattacagagatctgaacaaagcccgtcctaaggataatttcccTTTGTCGAACATCcatatccttgttgataactgtgccaaacatgagatacagtccttcgtggtttgttacgcaggatatcaccaggtgttgatgtatgaagaggatgcagaaaagacagcttttaccacaccctggggcacatactgttatagagtcatgccttttggtttgaagaatgtcggggcaacgtacatgagagccatgactgccatttttcatgacatgatgcaccaagagatagaggtgtatgtggatgacgtgatcatcaagtccaagacCCAGGATGACCATGTTCGGGATTTGAGCGAATTCTTTGAGTGGCTACATAAATATGatctgaagctaaacccagccaaatgtgcatttggggttccatctagcaaacttttgggattcatagtcagtccgAGGGGAATTGAGATGGACCCAACAAAGACAAAGTCCATTCAAGATTTGCCTcatccaagaaccaagaaagatgttatgagcttgttgggaagattgaactacatcagcggATTCATTGCTAAGTTGACGTCTACATGCGAACCCATTTTCAagatgttaaagaaagatgcagcaatcaaatggacagatgagtgccaagaagcttttgacaaaatcaaagaatatctattGAACCTGCCAGTTTTGGTCCCACATGAACTGGGAAGACCTTTGTTACTATATTTAACTATCTTGGAAAACTCCTTTGGGTGTGTCCTCGGacaacatgatgtgaccgggaagAAAGAGCATGCGATCTACTATTTGAGTAAAAAGTTCACAAGCTACGAGGCTAAATATACTCTGATAGAAAGGACTTGTTGCGCTCTGACCTGGGTAGCTCAAAAGCTGAGGAATTACTTGTTGTCCTACACAACTTATCTCATCACCAGGTTGGACCCTTTAACGTATATATTCAAGAAACCAATGCCCATGGGAAGGTTagcaaagtggcaaatcctaCTCAATGAATTTGACATATTCTacgtcactcgcacgacaatcaAAAGCCCAAGCGTTAGCAGATCACCTGGCAGAAAACCcagttgatgatgaataccaacctttaAGCACCTACTTCctggatgaagaggtaaattcagttgaggcaatatctgaagatactaatgcttggaaaatgttctttgatggagcggtaaATGCAAGAGGTGTCGGAAtcggggcaatcttgatctcacccataggtcagcattatccagccaccaCCCAActtcggtttttctgcacaaacaacactgccgagtatgaagcgtgcattatgggtatgaacatggcaattgaccaagatgtcgaagaattattaatcatgggagatttgGATCTGATTATACGTCAAGCCCAAGGAGAATTAGAGACTCGAGATGTCAAACGTATTCCCTACAGGCAACATGTTGAAGATCTTAGCAAACAGTTCAAGTCAATTGAGTTCAGGTACATACCTCGTTATCAAAATGAACTGGtcgatgcacttgctactttggcctcgatgctgccatacccagTCGATGCCCATATTAATCCATTGGAAATCCAAATTCGGGAAAGGCACGGTTACTGTAATATGGTTGAGGCAGAACCGAATATTTATCCATGGTATCACGATATCAAAAGATTTATGAAAActaaagaataccccgagcaagccagtggagaccaaaagagaaccattagacggcacGCGAGTGGTTTCTTCTTGGgtggtgatgtcttgtacaaaaggactccggatctcaacttgttaagatgtgttgacgccaaagaggccggaagaatcatgtatCAAGTGCACtcaggagtgtgcggaccccacataaacgggtatgttttggcaaagaaaatccttcgagcgggttatgactagatgactatggaaaaagactGCTTCAGTTTCGTACAGAAATGTTATTAATGTCAGGTGCAAAGTGATTTGATTCATACGTCGTCTACAGAACTATATCCGATGTCAGCAGCTTGGCCATTTGTTgtctggggcatggacgtcatagggccgattgagccgaaagcttcaaatgAGCATAAATTCATATTGGTCTCTATTgtctacttcacaaagtgggttgaagcaattaccctcaaatctgtcaccaagaaagaTGTAGTAGACTTCGTGCATTCCAACCTCATCTGccattttggtattcctgcaactatcattacggataatgctTCAAATTTGAATAGGCATTTGATGAGGGAGATGtgtgaacaattcaagataatgTATCAGAACTCTACTCGTTTTCAtcccaaagccaatggtgctgtcgaagcagcaaacaagaacatcaaaaagattttgagaaagatgattcaatgttccaggcagtggcataaAAAGTTGCATTTTGCTTTAATGGGGTATCGCACCACGGTGTGCACATCGGTCGGAGCAACCCCGTaacttttggtttatggcactaaaGCTGTAATACCCCCCGAAGTTGAtatcccttctctccggatcattgttgaagttgaaattgaagacagtaagtgggtcaaaacccgtttggaacagttaaccctgatcgatgaaaagcggatggccgcagtctgccacgagtagttgtatcaacaaagaatggcccgttcctacaacaagaaagtgcggggCAACTCGTTTGAAGGCGTATTTTTACCCATCATcgagaagcaaaaggaaaatttgctcccaactggaaaggtccatacattatcagaaaattgttgccaaaaggggcattgtatctgggagacattgaagggGATGGCCCTAAAACAACTGTGAATGTAGATGCAGTCAAGGTATTATGTCTAATCCTTTTGCAGCAATAGCATTTtacgattgggatgacgaaggctttcattctcgctaccccaaacactccaatcttTTGTTAACCCTTTGAGTCGGTtccctttctttcattaccctctttggaacttgaagaACCTtgtaaaaaaacaaacaaaagaaaacaacaaaatagaATATTTccgtgaactacgttcgacttgattccgaaaggatacgtaggcagcctctctcctGGGGTTCAgttacacaaaaataaaaatccaaatttcccAAAAGTAAAaatggggcagatgttataatggttcggcgatgatcccgcctgagcaattccaaagttgtaattccatCGGAATTTTTgttacccaaaccttgttcaagtccttccgatcaatcggcgcAAGGTTTTCAAAATTGGAGAACGCAGCTctttggatctgatacaatcaagatgagagaaataaaatgagagagtcttattggtgaaaacccacaggTACCATAAGTcgatggtgagcagagaaattgaaaatgagagtgTCTTGTCAGTGAAAACtcataaagagcactataaggcgacggtgagaagagaaatgagagaggtcgattggagaaaacccgcaaagggaatcgctgatcgaaaagaagaaacccctcaccaccattggtattgaaagagtccCGGCAAAGTTTCTAGATTTTAATACACAGGtcgcaatgggtttatgagaagttggatagttgtgaaaatcgggtatccagtccaagaaacatgtcatgtctattgaagtctacATGCACCCtggataagtccttctttcctccctgaaagggacacttctccttaaattcattttcttgtcctttgtttacttttccttgaatccctttcggtctaactctgttccgaaactaatataaagaaaaagtggcaagattggttttacagggttttgcctaataaaatccaagtccaaagaaaagtacccagcctcagcgggtgcatcaagtcaatcccgactggccatgatgacTGATGCCCTGAAATCAGagttattaaaaatgaaaagaaatacaTGGTCAAAAGCCCCTAGAGGCAGAATAAGGTGAAAGGGCCAAAAACCCCCACACAGTTAAACCATCATCTGgaaagttgagttcctcggtttTAGGAGAGATATTAATCTTCAGAAAAGCCAGCAAGCAGCAGAGGTTCTCACCAAAAGAgctgggccgagatcaagtgatcaaaaacaataaaggccacaaaaccaaccaccatttcacaCTAActattgttctttgtttgaaaaattgaaataggtgcaatccaaagcaaccgtgcaagaagcaggtgcaacaaaaaaaaggaaaaaaagagatttGCAAGAGCTAACAAACAACTTTGTAGCAATAATCATCCCAAAATGGAAGTTTCCTCCAAATATTTTCCTGCATTTTactaaaaaatgaaatgaaaaagagaaataagaagaaaattcaaaaataaatgaTAGCTTAGGATACCCAACATCAATCTTTTacgcttttgccaacatagggttccaatccctaagttgagatcgttagacatagggcctctattccctagttgccttttagacaaaattagggctccaatccctgagttgagattttttagatgTAGggatccattccctagtctccttttgccaacattaggtctccaatctcCCAGTTGAGATcgttagacatagggcctctattccctagttgccttttagacaaaattagggctccaatccctgagttga contains:
- the LOC138886004 gene encoding uncharacterized protein, with the protein product MNLTYSTSLARQSKAQALADHLAENPVDDEYQPLSTYFLDEEVNSVEAISEDTNAWKMFFDGAVNARGVGIGAILISPIGQHYPATTQLRFFCTNNTAEYEACIMGMNMAIDQDVEELLIMGDLDLIIRQAQGELETRDVKRIPYRQHVEDLSKQFKSIEFRYIPRYQNELVDALATLASMLPYPVDAHINPLEIQIRERHGYCNMVEAEPNIYPWYHDIKRFMKTKEYPEQASGDQKRTIRRHASGFFLGGDVLYKRTPDLNLLRCVDAKEAGRIMYQVHSGVQSDLIHTSSTELYPMSAAWPFVVWGMDVIGPIEPKASNEHKFILVSIVYFTKWVEAITLKSVTKKDVVDFVHSNLICHFGIPATIITDNASNLNRHLMREMCEQFKIMYQNSTRFHPKANGAVEAANKNIKKILRKMIQCSRQWHKKLHFALMGYRTTVCTSVGATP